The region TAGAGGTTTCTATTATAATTGCTTGAGTAATTTGTAAAAATGAGATGCAGGGTGGCCTATGGCATGGAGTTGTCTACTTAATGTTAATAGTGAGGGGGTTATAAATGAGtggttacattgaatatctgatttcTTAATGGCTCTGGTCAGTTGAAGCCATTGATTAAATTAGGAGTCAGGAATTTTAAATTGTGCAAATGTTTTCAGGGAGTAAGAATAGTTATCTGAGGGAGTTACATTACTGTTTGAGGTGTTAGTGCATAAACAAATATCACTAAGATTCCATTGCCACAAAGGACAAAAAAACTGTTTTTTGTTTATTAATAATTTTAGATTACTCCATACAGAGAAGTACTTAGGATGTTTCCAAGTAGTGTGAAGTGTGCTGTGCTGTCTATTTCTTTGaggagagtgtatgtgtgtttgaTTATGGGATCAGAAACAAGATTAGGAGGTAAATGCATATCTTGCAATGCAATCTGGGTAAGAAATAGGAGGGTAACAGAGACAATTCTAATTGCAACCATCTCTGAGGTAATTGAGTATTATCATTAATCAACCAAGTTGCACCTTGTCTAAGGATATATGATTTGTGATATAATTTTAAATCCGAGAAGTTAACCCCGCCCATAGATTTAGGGGCTTTCAGTTTATGCAGTGCAATTCTTGGCTTCCTATTTGCCCAGAGAAATTTGACCAGCATCTTGTCTATGGAGATATAAAATGTAGAGGTGAAAAAGAAAAGGATCGTGCTAAAAAGACATGTAACAATTTAGGTATTATCATCATCTTTAAAGTATCAAGTCTTCTCCACCATGAAAGGTGAAGGGAAGACCAGGTGGATAGATCTTGCATTAATTGTTTTAGTGagtttttctttgttcagtttcagAGATGATTGCAGGTCTGAGGTAAATAGTATACCCAAGTACTTAATAAATGAATAGGCCCAACTAAAGGGGTATATAAAAGATTGTACATACTGAATTTAAGTGCATCAACTCTGTCTTGTCCCAGTTGACCCTGTATACAGATAGGAGTGagtatatattactactactactacttaacatttctagagcgctactagggttacgcagcgctgtacaatttaacaaagagagacagtccctgctcaaagagcttacaatctaatagacaagtgaacggtcggtccgataggggcagtcaaattggggcagtctggattcactgaacggtaagggttaggtgccgaacgcagcattgaagaggtgggctttaagcaaagacttgaagatgggcagggagggggcttggcataagggctcaggaaggttgttccaagcatagggtgaggcgaggcagaatgagcagagcctggagttgggggtgttggagaagggtacagagaggagggatttgtcctgtgaacggaggttttgggcgggaacgtaagaggagatgagggtagaaagatagtgaggggcagcagactgagtgcatttgtaggtaagaaggagaagctttaattgaatgtggtatctgatcggaagccagtgaagtgacctgaggagaggggtgatatgagtatatcggttctggcggaatatgagacatgcagcagagttctgaacagattgaaggggggatagatggctaagtgggaggccggtgaggagtaagttgcagtagtcaaggcgagaggtgatgagagcatggacgagagttcgggtggtgtgttcagagaggaaagggcgaattttgctgatgttaaagaggaagaagcgacaggtcttggctatctgctggatatgcgcagagaaggagagggaggagtcaaagatgactccgaggttgcgggcagatgagacggggaggatgagggtgttatcaactgagatagaaagtggaggaagaggagaagtgggctttggtggaaagacgatgagctcggtcttggacatgttcagtttcaggttgaAGTAATACCATTTCTAAGGGTTGCAAAGTGCTAAAATGTATTCGTTCTGATGTACGAGTAGCGAATCCTGGTGATGCTGTGACCACGCCGAGACTTAAATAGGTCTTTTCCATCCTTGATACAAATATGTGTACTTTTTAATGACTAAAGAGGCGAACTCCAGTAATGATGATTGGAGGttgaacataaataataaaatgtcatctgcagATGCTGTTAACAAACTCTAAACTAATGGAGATGCCAGTGATAAGGTTATTTTGCATGATTTTTGCCAATAAGGGCTCAAGATCCAAATTGAAGAGGACCCCATTAGTGGTAATCCTGGCTGATGACCATATTAATGAAAAGGTCAGGTAAGCCAAAATGGTACAGCACACAAAATAGATAGATCaaggctttttctgcatccaTAGATACAGCAAACACAGGGTCAGCCCTTGACCGGGCAGAGTGGATAAGATGACAAAAAAGTCTAGAGTTATCTGATCCATATTGATCTTTCAGGGGATCCCACTTGATCAGGATGAACAAGAGATGGTGTCACTTTCTCTAATCTAGTAACATTGGTGCAGAAGTTTTTATAATCCAAATTCAGGAGAGAAATTGGGTGACAGTTTTTAACCAATTGTGTGGATCACGATTAGGTTTGGGTAGTGTAATTATGTTTGCCTCTAAGAAGCGTCCTTTAAAGTCCCAGTGTTGGAGCAAGTCCTGAAAACAGAGGTTTGAATTCGGAGCAAGGAATGAAGTTAACATTTTTAGAACGCTGCTGGGAGACCATCAGGTCCTGGAGGCTTGGATGATGCTATGGCCTTTATTGCTGCCTGAATTTCCTCAGTTGATATATCTTGAGCCAGGAGTTCAGAGGCTGATGAGTTGAGACTTGGAAGTTGAATGGAAGAGAGGAAGTTTAATATTTCCTTTTCTGTCACTTGAGATTCTAAGCTATAAAGGTCATCATAAAATGATTTGAACTCTCAGAGAATGTTATTTGTGGAAGTAAGAATATTGCATTCTTAATTGCAGCTATTTTCTGTTTAGTTCTTTGTCCTTTTAAGTAGGATGCTAGAAGTTTGCCTGCTTTTTTTACAGATGCCTAAGAACGCAGAACTAACATTAGCAATCTAGCTGAGTATATAGTTGTATTTAAATTTCAAAGACTGCAGTTGAGATAATGTAGTTTGATCCAAGCAATAAAAAAGTTTTGATTAAGTGAGTGAATTTCAGCTTCCAAGTTTGTAAGTtcttgtttgcatttttttttatttgtaccccgcgctttcccactcatggcaggctcaatgcggcttacatggggcaatggagggttaagtgacttgcccagagtcacaaggagttgcctgtgcctgcagtgggaattgaacccagttccccaggaccaaagtccaccactctaaccactaggtcaggTTTTATAGGATTCCCATATGGTGGTGATGGTAACCTCTAATGTAGAGTGTCTAGCAAAAAAGTCTTCAGATTGCAATATTATATGCTTGATTAGGCCAGAATCAGCAATAATAGATGAATTGAGCCTCCATgggactttttgtttttatttatttgttgcatttgtatcccacatcttcccacctatttgcaggctcaatgtggcttacattgtgccgccGTTTCCGGGTTGAGAAATACAATGTGATATTGCATTAAATATAAAtaatctaaaatataaactaacgcatgcgtcaaccttttcctacctgagcacacaattctggaatgcgatgccgcacaacttaaaaacgatctatgaattaaccaacttccgcaaactactgaagacacatctcttcaacaaggcataatgccacaaagatcaacaaatatgaactcctatacatatatccagaattgccttacagTATTTACTCATCAAACTTCTATCATGTTTTAtcgttatcatgttacccaagatccttctgttatattaaatgtatattttcttagatatttccacttttcatgatgtactgtaagccacattgagcctgcaaagaggtgggaaaatgtggaatacaaatgcaataaataaataaataaataaaataaataaataaataaaattagagttcataaatgataaggtAAATTACAAAGTAGTTTTGCATTAAagatctgtcccattaaaccatgtttgtctatgtgttctgtaattttattctttgtaatagtttccactatttcgcccagcactgacgttgggtttaccagtctgtaatttcccggatcacccatGGAACCCATTTAAAAATCAGTatcacattggccatcctccaatcttcaggtactatggttgattttaacgacaggttacatatcactaacagtagatcagcaatttcatgcttgagttctttgagaacccttagatgtatgccatctggtccaggtgatttactattctttaatttgttgatttgtctCAGTACATGTTCCAAGTtctctgagatttctttcagttcctctgcatcatcacccttgaaaaccatttctggtacaggcagatctcttacatcttcttccgcaaagaccaaagcaaagacttTTTTCAGTTACTTCACTacagctttgtcctccctgagtgccccttttctgGCATAAATTAAGCCCTGGTTATACTATGTTTCACCAAACTCCACAAATACCTACTCCATTGGAAACTCAGTGGAATCAGTATACTCAACTTGTGACATCAACGATCTCCATCAATTCTACCATCCAGCAAATGCCTACCCAAACTTACGGGGAAGGGGGCATGCTCTCCCATTAGCATTCTTTTTGTTTACCGCACTGGCTGAAGTGCCCATCTATTGCACCTTGGCACACAAGGAACCTGAAGAACCAAGGAACAACAGCTCCATATCAATCTTCTGGAACTCAGGTTTACCAGCAGTGGCTGTGCAACAAGGTCATCCTCATTCAGACTAGAGAGCTGAATGGGAACGGAGACTGTGAGAATCTTGCAGAATCCGTGGGAAATCCTCAGGCATGGGAGAAGTCACTGCAGGTTTCCCATAAAAGGGTACTCCAATTCTCTGGGaatgccagaatgaggcttggaacacaccaAGAGAAGCTACTGGAGCACCTGAATGGACTACACTGAGAGAAACTATTGGAGcctcagagtgaggcttggaatacactgAATGAGGCTATTGGAGCACTGACTCCACTCTGCTTAGAAATCAAGCTCTAAACTATTTAGTCAAAAATGTCAGTGATCTGAAATGGTTTGAGCTGTCAAGAATAATTAACAGCTCTAAAAATAAATTTcccatctcttttttttcctttgcttccTTAGGGCTTGGAAGTACCTGTGGGTATGGGGGGTGGAATAGATCTTCTCAGGTACGGgtagggatgggtgaaatttctatcTCTGTGCAACCTTCTAGACCAACAACCAGTTAGCCATGTTCTGCACTGAGAAACAGAGGGGCGTGGGTTCCTTCAGCCTCTGCTTGGAGGCCCTAAAGATTAGGAATTATGCCTTATTTCTGTGTATGGGTCTGTTTGCCATGTATTTGCTGGGGACCAGAATTGCCTTGCTGACTGCCTCAGCAGCACCTCAACCCCATGAGTGCTTGGACACATAGACAGTTGCTGGTGATCTCTGAATTCTGATCACTTTTCAACTATCAGCAACTCAAAGTGCCTCCGGTTCTGCCATAGGAGCCAACCTTTTAAAATTATTgatggacacagtcaaggagtttgctctATATTCagggtactcaagcacccacagcactggCTCCTATAGGTTCTGCTCCAAATGACCTGCCACAAACAGACTAACCTTGAATGCATTTGGAATCAGAATCAAGAACTACTCAACAACTTCCCTTCAATTCCATTAATTGCAAAAACCATACAGAAGTTATGACAGGACAGAATGCTGATGATCCTCATTGTTCCATATTGACCCTGTCAGGTATAGTTCCCACATCTTCCATTCCTGGCCATTCACAGTCCAACATTGCAAAACAGAGCCAAAGGGTCGATGCAGAAAAGCAAATGCCAGGAGCAGCAGAACCACACCAGTACAAAACATATACATCAATAAATAATTGCTTcagtaattaaataaataaataaatagataatgcATGGATCCACCTTAGTTCCATCTCTGCGTACCATGTTCAAGTTCAGGACAAGCCCCTCTCCATTCTGCTGCTGATTTCTAGCTTTATAAGATTGACAGAGAcaggtggcaccttatagactaaccCAATTACTTAGTATTTagtaaaagactgaaaactctccACTTTGAGAGGTTGCTATCCATTGATGGAGTATCTTAGATTACAACCAACCGTCAATGGTCTATATTTGATAGCTTGTTTAtgctttgtaaaccttgtctgttaGTTATTTActattagccacattgaactcgagtatgttcaagataatgtgggatataaatgacaacataaataaataaataaaccaatttattgaggtaCGAGCTTTTGAGGACCAGAGTGTGTTTCCTCAGTTGCAGTAAAGTTCAGGACATGAGTACATGTATAGGAAATgcatgagggagggagagggacacaGCAATGTGTAAAATGCAGGGCAGGGTGTAGCATGGGAGAGAAAATGGCTGAATAGTTTAGTTAACAGCTATTGTGGGTGAGAGAAAACAAAGGGATGATCTCAAGAGTAGTTAAGTCCTTTCACACCTGTAATGTGTTAGGAATCCACTGTCTCTGTTTAAGCCTAGGCTGATGTGTCAAGCTTTTTAATGAGTTTCAATTCAGCAGTTTCACATTGGAGTTTCTCTTTGAATTTTTTTGTAGAAGGGTGGCAACCTCAGAGTCAgttaggccctgatgctcaaaacttcagcgctgtactgaacagcgcctcagaacaactccctaatgctcaaccccaatgagatgcaaatataggcacactcaGCCTTGAGCATTAGGAAGATGTTTCCCTGgggcatgcgcacaggagctaaGTGTTAAGCAAAACTCTTGTGCTAATGCCCAGTTTGGGAGCAGAAACATCagcgaggggaggagggaagaagagcTGAGGGTTGGAGTTTGCCacctgcctagggttaccatatttgccctaagaaaaaaagaagatgcatgCCTTGCCCTCTGTCGCACTCCATCCCACCGcctgtcactttgaccccccccccccccagattccctctctcccctcatgTAAATCCcttccccaattttccagcctccctccacccacatgactctattcactacccctcccctcccctcctttaccttagtgtggtgccctggtggtctagtgacctcttcagggcaggaaagagccccctctttcctgcctagcatgtctgcagactgtctttctcctggtgctgattcaaaatggctgccgagagttcaagcagtgaccttgcaagacgcCCGCCTGCCCATCAGCCTGCACATTTGTccgcaaatccggacaaacaggcaggctggcaaaaagaggacatgtctgggtaaaactggacgtatggtaaccctaaccctgCCCACGCAGCTGGCTCGATCCCTTCCTTTTAGGGATTCCTTTTGCCTTAGATTAATGTGGTCTGGAGCAGGGAAGAGTGAGGAGGCACAGTCAAACTTTGCTGGACTAAGTCAAGAAGAGAAGAAGGGAGGTCCAGGCTAAAGCAGGAGGAAACTGCAGTGAGGCTCAGGAGCAAGAGACAAAAGCCAGGCGACGGAACCTGCAGGACTGAAGTGTGCACTTTGTTTTAATCATCAGTCTTCTGgttggctatcctgcttataatcgaaagagaaaaacgcctatattgcgacccaaatcgggagatgggcgtctttctccagtgggcgcccaaattggtataatcgaacaccgattttgggcgtttccaactgcaatccgtcgcagaaacgggtaaagttgacggaggcgtgtcagaggcgtagtgaaggcggaactggggcgtggttatcggccgaggagagatgggcgtctttagctgataatcgaaaaaaaaggcattttgatcgcgattttgggtcactttttttggacccttttttttcacgaacaggtcccaaaaaagtgccccaactgaccagatgaccactgaagggaatcggggatgacctccacggactcccccagtggtcactaaccccctcccaccaaaaaaaacccactttaaaaactttttttccaacctctatgccagcctcaaatgccatacccacctccatgacagcagaatgtgttctatcctgtgacagcctttccctggttctgatgtggctctcgggtgagtgtgacaccctttctgttatgcgcactgcagagtcacatcagcaatgcattgtggtagatgtagggtattgggctccgtgattccactagcttgtggcaaatgctcacgatgttggtagttggtaggctctactcccatggtgcttttccccctgcttactgggtcagagtgtgccctgttttgtttccggtagtccatgaggtagtggccatttttgtaagccagttttagatccctttcacgtgttagccacgttacagaacttagttcttaccttgaatgtggctgaaagagggcattgtacaccattctgccagctctgacctactgctaatctcagtaccagggagactcgttgccagtggggcacaacctctgatctgcagttaactgtaagcgtgcttattccaataaaggacgttttcggagagattagtcttcaggtgtcaactggtgtgccaatgttatatagcagcaacaagtcctagaggcctgcctgtatgcaggtccctggagcacttttagtgggtaccgcagtgcacttcagccaggtggacccaggcccatcccccctagctgtaacacttgtgctggtaaatgggaggcctccaaaacccactgtacccacatgtaggtgcccccttcacccctaagagctatggtagtgttgtacatttgtgggtagtgggttttgggggagggggttgggggctcagcacccgtggtaagggagctatgcatgtgggagcgttgtctgaagtccaccgcactgacctctagggtgcccagttggtgtcctggcatgtcagtagggcgagtgtactacgaatcgtggtccctcccacgaccaaatggctcggattaggacgtttttgagctgggcgtttttagtttccattatcactaaaagaaacaaacgcccagctgaaaaacgtccattttttcgaaaatacggtctgtcccgcctcttcacatacccgtttttggacatagacacccatggagataggcgttcgcgttcgattatgcccctccacatgtctcatAGTTGCTGGGCCTGCTTacttaacgccagctctgagctggtgtagggttccCGGCGGTAGGAGTGCCCTTGTTCAGGGCGTTTTTCTTTATGCATCGGAGTGAGTCGAAAATGATCTAATTTAAATGTGATTAGTATGCTACTTGTGCTATTCTTTGGGGCGGTTGTTGTTGCTCACGCTAGGGCCCTCTGAACATTCAGCACtagcaaatgcgggcgctagtagtttctagcgcctgcatttgcttctgagcatcggggccttagaGAGTGTCCTGGAAGGTTGAAATGTTCCCCAACTGATTTATGAATGTTGCTATTTCTAATATAAGATTTGTGTCCATTTATCCTGTGTAGACAGCAGAGGGACATTGCTGGCAAATGGAGGAAGAGCAGGTAAATGAGCCCCGGATACTGTAGCTGAGATTGTTGGGTTCTGTGACAGTATTGCTTGAGTGAAGGTGGGGACAGAGTGGGCATCTGGGTTTATGGGAGGGTCTAGTCTCTGATTGGGTATCATTTTTGAACTGTTATAGTTCAGGTTTTGGGGGCTATCAGCTTGTCAGGAGGAGTGCCACCCAAGGCCTGTGAGAGGGTAGCATTATTATAGATTCTTGATGATACATTTTATGGGTTTAGCTGAGAGCTCTAGGTGACAACCAAAGCAGTTCTGTTATTATCTTTTTAGGATGGTCCTTTAGCTAAttgtactaggactaggggggcattcgatgaagctacaaagtagtaaattaaaacaaatccgagaaatgttttcttcactcaacgtgtaattaaactgtggaattcgttgccagagaatgtggtaaaggcggttagcttaacagggtttaaaaaaaggtttggacggattcctaaaggaaaaaatccaaagatcattattaaaatggacttggggaaactccactgcttatttctgggataagcagcataaaatgttttgtactttttgggatcttgccaggtatttgtgacctggattggcctcttttggaaacagaatgctgggcttgatggacctgtggtctgtcccagtatggcatgtacttatgtatttgttTAGCTCTGTGATCTGCCTTCTCATTCTATTGTGATTTCTCCAGATGAGGTCTCTCTCAGAGGGATCAAAACAAATGTGGTTGTACTGTGGACAGTGGACCTGGTGGTATGTGATGGGTGGAAGCAGGAAGCATGTAGAAATGCATGGCAGTTATTGGGTTTCTGGTATAATGTAGTTCTTATATGCCCCTCATAAACTTTCACTGCGATATCCATAAAGTGAATCTGCTGTGTGGACATTTCTAGGCTCAGATTGATGGTGGGGTGAAGTTTGTTAAATTCCTAATGACATTTCTTAAGGGCTTCAAGTCCATGGGTCCAGGTGATGAAAATGTCATCAAAATATCTCTGGTAGAGTAAAGGCTTGTGGGTGTACGAGTTGAGGAAGCATTAGCTCTAGGTCAGTCATGGAAATGTTGGCATACCCATGATTTGCAGGTATAAGTCCTCTTCAAAtctgatatactactactactactactactatttagcatttctataagttgtgtgtgaGGACAAAGTGACAGAATTTCATGGCCATGTTAGCTGTAGATGTATCTGGGATGATGTTCCCGATGGTTTGCAGtccatcttgggggagggggagagggggtcaaGTTTAAAGTTGATTTATTTCTTAGCAATCCTCCAGATCAAGacacttgggttatgcatgcctaccagcagagggagactaagAACAACTAACTTTGAAAACTGTATCTCCCCTGTGCAAACACTTACctagccagtatttctcagtctcccagcagaggtGGACGAGCAACCTATGCAGTCTTGTCTGGGGAGGTCCCTTGGGGAGTGTTATTTTTCTTTTAGCATTCAGCTGTTCCCGGGTGTTATTCTGTGAATGCATATTTTAAACCAGAATGGGCAGCTCTTTTGAACCGATAAAGTAGAATAAAaataccaaatacaaataaaaagagAGCACCTATAGAGTTGTTTATCCTCCCTCTTTCCAATAATCATGCAGTGCACCAGGGAGGTATCTCTAATTCCTGTGTTAAATAGTTTGCAACTGACCTATTTTCCATAAATGTATTTAATCTGTCTCTGAATCTGGTTATattctttgtctctagtgtcccATGACAATGAGTTTCACAGGATAGCTGTGCGCTGTGGAAAGAAGTACTTTATTGCATCTGATAATTCTTGTGTTATTATTCATTGTGTCACCAAAATAGTTTCCTGAGAACTGATGTagtaggtgtgggggggggggggggggggggggaggagtaatAAGACTGCCAAGAACAGAGACACCTGGAAATCAGCCAAAAATCCAGACAACtttttaattgaaaaaaatgaattttgCCTCCTGAGGGCATACACTTTTACAGGGTGCTGACTGCCAGCCCCCCTACCCAGCTCTTCCTTCTCTCCAATAAATGTATTCCCAAACAAGAATGCCGATAGTTTTCACCAGCAGGGAGAACAGAGTCTATCAACTGGAGTTTAATTTGCTCACTTCCATttgttaaaataataaaataaagcagcagctctctctctgctcttctctttcttctcttgtTCCACTCTATCCCATAGTTGCCCACACTTTTCATCTTATTGACTGTCTCTCCGGCGTGTACGCCCTGATCTTAAGAACTTGTAGAACAGTGTGGCTCTGACATAAAGGTCCTTCTGGATTTCCTTATAAACTTTATCCATGTCTTCCTTAGTCTCCTGCTCTGGAattatacctttgttgtctggctccTTACTGGATGGGGACCAAGATGACCTACAATCCTCAAATCTTGTGGTTTCCTGATCCCAGTCATCTCTTTTGTGGTGGTGAGTTTTTGGAAGGAAAAGCCTACCAGCTGTGTGTTCATCTGAGCTGCCTCTCCTTTCAGATCTGACAGGGCTTCCCTTCAGAGTCAGAGCAGCTGAAGTGTTGCCTCCAGTAATTTTAGAAGTTCCTGCTTGGTCTTCCAGGGTTCTGGTATCCTGGAGGCAGTCCTGCAGGAGAGATGGGCTTTCAGGGGGTGTGAAGAAACAGTCTGCACTTTCGTCTGTTGAGGATAAAATGGATGATGAAGAGCTTGTGTTCTTCGGTTTTGGTGCAATTTCTTCACTGGTTAAAAACATGTGTTTTGGGGAAATGGAACTCTGTGATGGGCTTTTGAGATGGAATATCTTGGAGCCACATGGAGACAGCTGGTTCGCCCATTCAAATGAAGGGCAAGCCAACTCTTTAATTGGGCAAAATGACAAAACAGAGTCTGAattttcttcaccagccaatgaAAGAGAGTCTGAGAGGATCGCAATGGATGAAGTCAGAGTTTTGGGTGAACTCTTCATACTTTCTGGGATGAAGCACTCCATACTTTGGCTTTCATCACACCTAACTGTGGATTCTGGCATTACAGAAATACTACTACTGCTTCCTTCGCTCAGTGAAGGCGAAGACAATCCTGGGGACTCTGGGCATATGTCTCCTTGGGTTTCTGGCATATCCTGGGTTCCAAATGTTCTTCCATGAGAAGCCAAGACTAGAGTCTGTTGAGATTTTCTTCCTAACACAATGTATGGCTGTGCGTTGGCATACACTTGATTTCTGATGCCACACAGTTCAGAAGATGTCTGAGCATTGAAAAGACTCGCTACCCATTCTGGATCGGGAGCAAAAGGCATATTGCCATGGGAACTTTGCTGCTTACCTTCAGCTTTCTGCAGAAGCTGGGGATCCATCATGGTTTGCACTGGGTTAGTGTATCCGCGAACAGTATCTTCTTTCAGCACTGATGAGTTACTGTGCACCAACATATCTTTCATGAGGACAGGGTTACCCGATACTAGCATGACTTGAGTCAGCATGTTTTCTGTGGACGTGCCAGCACCTTGGTCATTCAGATCTCTGGATTCCACTTTCTGGTACTCCTGATGGGTTTGGTATAAACTGTGCATTGATTTAGGGTCTGGATTCTTTTGGAGTAGCGCTGCTGGACCACTGACAGTTGGCTGATGGTGTGAAGAGTTACCTGCAGAATGATAAAGTTCTACTTTAATCAAAAATATGTCTTGCTGCTGAGCTAGTTCAGAAAGCAGGAAACACTGTATAATGGaacagtagcctaatggttagtgcagtggcctgtgaaccaggttcaattcccactgcagctcctt is a window of Microcaecilia unicolor chromosome 2, aMicUni1.1, whole genome shotgun sequence DNA encoding:
- the LOC115462007 gene encoding uncharacterized protein LOC115462007 codes for the protein MRFTAAVTNEHLYLWRSLTSSRALAQASVRTWNWSALNVHTRHKPKEVEGTSAQVPRTNSKNVPNDEKAQDAAESQSEYPTAALHTSNSFTFPGPFQDIQDQASPRHIFHKVSSPASQQSDSKPESQPSLFIQVASKTDRVESTSSLADSYHHSAYAAGSPKLNPVGLCEENAVGSWPKLGQDSSQVWCEQYSQLSPYCLQQPGLSSVCSYSPEEVPVLQEFMEDSSEPGTQKQLQMQASDTLFALLVVEDTSHKAQMGPFQHQDLQFCKGSRSNSSHHQPTVSGPAALLQKNPDPKSMHSLYQTHQEYQKVESRDLNDQGAGTSTENMLTQVMLVSGNPVLMKDMLVHSNSSVLKEDTVRGYTNPVQTMMDPQLLQKAEGKQQSSHGNMPFAPDPEWVASLFNAQTSSELCGIRNQVYANAQPYIVLGRKSQQTLVLASHGRTFGTQDMPETQGDICPESPGLSSPSLSEGSSSSISVMPESTVRCDESQSMECFIPESMKSSPKTLTSSIAILSDSLSLAGEENSDSVLSFCPIKELACPSFEWANQLSPCGSKIFHLKSPSQSSISPKHMFLTSEEIAPKPKNTSSSSSILSSTDESADCFFTPPESPSLLQDCLQDTRTLEDQAGTSKITGGNTSAALTLKGSPVRSERRGSSDEHTAGRLFLPKTHHHKRDDWDQETTRFEDCRSSWSPSSKEPDNKGIIPEQETKEDMDKVYKEIQKDLYVRATLFYKFLRSGRTRRRDSQ